In the Pseudanabaena sp. PCC 7367 genome, one interval contains:
- a CDS encoding DUF3181 family protein: protein MTIEAENIEKLAATIGEEIYIDVAKWHLYLANAHLHKPLAERLYPMVEGGNADRVEEGEVIAILRDFKVAVGGGRKELPLIDLLPPNAAEDITKILIRVSRDF from the coding sequence ATGACGATCGAAGCAGAAAATATTGAAAAGCTCGCCGCCACGATCGGTGAGGAAATATATATAGACGTAGCTAAGTGGCATCTCTATCTTGCCAATGCCCACTTGCATAAACCCCTGGCAGAGCGGCTTTATCCGATGGTGGAAGGTGGCAATGCCGATCGCGTCGAGGAGGGCGAAGTAATAGCGATCCTGCGCGATTTTAAGGTTGCTGTGGGTGGTGGCCGCAAAGAGCTACCCTTGATTGATCTGTTGCCCCCTAATGCGGCTGAGGATATTACCAAAATCTTAATTCGGGTCAGTCGGGATTTTTAA
- a CDS encoding MoaD/ThiS family protein, whose amino-acid sequence MSNPDLTVTEIAVTVKLFAAFQETIAAEQIELNLPARSPVVAVFDYLVQDYPELEKWRSHTRFAINLDFAPPDTELQDGDEVALIPPVSGG is encoded by the coding sequence ATGTCAAACCCTGATTTAACCGTCACTGAGATTGCGGTTACGGTAAAGCTATTTGCCGCTTTTCAAGAAACCATTGCAGCGGAACAGATTGAGCTGAATTTACCAGCCCGATCGCCCGTGGTGGCAGTTTTCGATTACTTAGTGCAGGATTATCCTGAGTTAGAAAAGTGGCGATCGCATACCCGCTTTGCAATCAATCTAGATTTTGCCCCGCCAGACACAGAGTTACAAGATGGCGATGAAGTGGCACTGATTCCACCAGTCAGTGGCGGATGA
- a CDS encoding 4'-phosphopantetheinyl transferase family protein yields the protein MASSQDFNFKTYRPDFEQLDDRAIHVWRAELNLPIDKIAGFKNLLSADELARADRLKIPQRCDRFIAGRGILRILLGYYLNQSPQQIEFKYGNRGKPYLNFGQENHSQNSQQRLEASTRRSQNLELYFNLAHSNDLALYAFSYANELGIDLEKVRPMPHADRLAKRFFAESEYTVMQSLPAVDRQEVFFKTWTRKEAYLKAVGVGIVQLKQVELNIAPDLPAKILSIQGDRQIAQRWQLADLAIDPGFAAAIAIESSKLADLDLQYFNFQGASNFDIWTN from the coding sequence TTGGCTAGCAGTCAGGATTTTAATTTTAAAACTTATCGTCCAGATTTTGAGCAGTTGGACGATCGCGCCATTCATGTTTGGCGAGCTGAGTTAAATTTACCAATAGATAAGATCGCCGGATTCAAAAACCTGCTTAGCGCCGATGAACTAGCCAGAGCCGATCGACTTAAAATTCCGCAGCGCTGCGATCGATTCATTGCGGGGCGGGGCATTCTGCGGATTCTGTTGGGATATTATTTAAACCAATCACCACAGCAAATAGAGTTTAAATATGGCAATCGGGGTAAGCCCTATTTAAATTTTGGCCAGGAAAATCACTCCCAAAATAGTCAGCAACGGTTAGAGGCGAGCACTAGGCGATCGCAAAATCTTGAACTATATTTCAATCTGGCTCATTCCAATGACCTGGCCTTATATGCCTTTAGCTATGCCAATGAATTAGGCATTGACCTGGAAAAAGTGCGCCCCATGCCCCATGCCGATCGCCTGGCTAAGCGTTTTTTTGCGGAGTCGGAATATACAGTGATGCAATCTTTGCCCGCAGTAGATCGACAAGAGGTATTTTTTAAAACCTGGACTCGTAAAGAAGCTTATCTAAAAGCAGTGGGGGTGGGAATTGTCCAGCTTAAGCAGGTGGAGCTAAATATTGCGCCGGATTTGCCTGCCAAAATTTTGAGCATTCAGGGCGATCGCCAAATAGCCCAACGTTGGCAGCTTGCAGATTTAGCGATCGATCCTGGGTTTGCGGCAGCGATTGCGATCGAATCAAGCAAATTAGCAGATCTAGACTTGCAATATTTTAATTTTCAGGGAGCTAGCAACTTTGATATCTGGACCAATTAA
- the typA gene encoding translational GTPase TypA, protein MSAHIRNVAIIAHVDHGKTTLVDALLKQSGVFREGEQVEDCVMDSNDLERERGITILSKNTAVRFKDNLINIVDTPGHADFGGEVERVLGMVEGCLLIVDATEGPMPQTRFVLKKALEKGLRPIVIVNKIDRPSADPHNAVDKVFDLFVELGADDDQCDFPYLFASGLSGFAKDELEEENEDMQPLFEAVLRNVPPPVGDPELPLQIQVTTLDYSEYLGRIVIGKIHNGTINLSQQAALIREDGSIIKARVSKLFGFEGLNRVELKTASAGNIVAVAGFVDANIGETITSPDDPQALPLIRVDEPTLQMTFCVNDSPFAGKEGKFVTSRQLRDRLDRELETNVALRVEETDSPDRFSVSGRGELHLGILIETMRREGYEFQVSQPQVIYREINGQPYEPFEFLVLDVPEDAVGSCIERLGQRRAEMRDMQVNNGRAQLEFVVPARGLVGFRGEFLRMTRGEGIMSHSFLDYRTLAGEIEARRNGVLISFEEGDATFYALKNAEDRGSFFITPGTKVYKGMIVGENNRPQDLELNVCKTKQLTNHRAASGEELVQLQSPVEMNLERALEYITADEMVEVTPESIRLRKMSKKLVKR, encoded by the coding sequence ATGTCTGCCCATATCCGCAACGTTGCTATCATTGCCCACGTCGATCACGGCAAAACCACCCTGGTTGATGCCCTCCTCAAACAATCCGGTGTATTCCGCGAAGGTGAACAGGTCGAAGACTGCGTCATGGACTCTAATGATTTAGAGCGTGAGCGCGGCATTACGATCTTGTCGAAAAATACTGCGGTCAGGTTTAAAGATAACCTGATTAATATTGTTGATACACCTGGACACGCAGACTTCGGCGGTGAAGTAGAGCGTGTTTTGGGCATGGTTGAAGGTTGCTTGCTGATCGTGGATGCAACCGAAGGGCCAATGCCGCAAACCAGGTTTGTGCTCAAGAAAGCCCTTGAAAAAGGTTTACGCCCGATCGTGATCGTCAATAAAATCGATCGCCCTTCCGCTGATCCTCACAATGCGGTGGATAAGGTGTTTGATTTGTTTGTGGAGCTGGGCGCAGACGACGATCAATGCGATTTTCCCTATCTATTTGCCTCTGGCCTGAGTGGATTTGCCAAGGATGAATTAGAAGAAGAAAACGAGGATATGCAGCCCTTGTTTGAGGCAGTTTTGCGCAATGTACCGCCGCCGGTTGGTGATCCGGAATTGCCGTTACAAATTCAAGTAACCACGCTGGATTATTCAGAATATTTAGGCCGGATCGTGATCGGTAAAATTCACAATGGCACAATTAATTTAAGCCAACAGGCCGCGCTGATCCGTGAAGATGGTTCGATCATTAAGGCACGAGTATCCAAACTATTTGGTTTTGAGGGACTCAATCGGGTAGAGCTAAAAACTGCCTCGGCTGGTAATATTGTGGCCGTGGCTGGATTTGTGGATGCCAACATTGGTGAAACGATCACTAGCCCGGATGATCCGCAAGCCTTACCGCTAATTCGGGTGGATGAACCAACCTTGCAGATGACTTTTTGTGTGAATGATTCACCCTTTGCTGGTAAAGAAGGTAAGTTTGTTACTTCTCGGCAACTGCGCGATCGCCTCGATCGAGAATTAGAAACCAATGTGGCCTTGCGGGTAGAAGAAACCGATTCCCCCGATCGCTTCAGTGTCAGTGGTCGCGGCGAACTGCATCTGGGTATTTTGATCGAAACGATGCGCCGCGAGGGTTATGAGTTCCAGGTATCCCAGCCTCAAGTAATTTACCGCGAAATTAACGGCCAGCCCTATGAGCCATTTGAATTTTTGGTATTGGATGTACCAGAAGATGCGGTGGGTAGTTGTATTGAGCGATTGGGGCAACGCCGTGCCGAAATGCGGGATATGCAGGTAAATAATGGTCGCGCTCAATTAGAATTTGTAGTGCCTGCCCGTGGTCTGGTTGGCTTCAGGGGTGAGTTTTTGCGGATGACCCGTGGTGAAGGGATCATGAGCCACAGCTTCCTTGATTACCGCACTTTGGCTGGTGAGATTGAGGCCAGACGTAATGGGGTGCTGATTTCCTTTGAAGAAGGCGATGCAACTTTCTATGCGCTCAAAAATGCAGAAGATCGCGGTTCTTTCTTTATCACCCCTGGCACTAAGGTATATAAGGGGATGATCGTGGGTGAGAACAATCGCCCCCAGGATCTAGAGCTGAATGTGTGTAAAACCAAACAGCTCACTAACCACCGTGCCGCCTCTGGTGAAGAACTAGTGCAGTTGCAATCGCCGGTGGAGATGAACCTGGAACGGGCGTTGGAATATATCACCGCTGATGAGATGGTGGAGGTTACGCCAGAATCAATTCGCCTGCGCAAGATGAGCAAAAAACTGGTTAAGCGCTAA
- a CDS encoding DUF1269 domain-containing protein: protein MSELIVVGFKDEHKAEEVRMELLRLQKEHLVALEDAAVAIKKADGNVKIKQVYNLTASGALSGSFWGLLLGTFLFAPLTGLVAGAAAGAISGALADIGVDDNFIKELTNTLEPGSSALFVLVRKVTPDKVLEDLSQYEGKVLRTSLTKDDEAKLQEVLSKVEVAS, encoded by the coding sequence ATGAGTGAACTAATTGTTGTTGGATTTAAAGACGAGCACAAGGCTGAAGAAGTACGCATGGAGCTGCTGCGATTGCAAAAGGAGCACCTTGTCGCACTTGAAGATGCAGCGGTTGCGATCAAAAAAGCCGATGGTAATGTAAAAATCAAACAGGTTTATAACCTGACTGCTTCCGGTGCCCTGAGTGGTAGTTTCTGGGGGCTGTTGTTGGGTACGTTTTTATTTGCACCCCTAACTGGCCTGGTGGCTGGGGCGGCGGCGGGCGCGATCTCCGGTGCCCTAGCTGACATTGGCGTAGACGATAATTTTATTAAAGAATTAACCAATACCCTGGAGCCAGGTTCATCGGCCTTGTTTGTGCTGGTGCGTAAGGTCACGCCGGATAAGGTATTGGAAGATCTCAGCCAGTATGAGGGTAAGGTTTTGCGTACTTCATTGACCAAGGATGATGAAGCCAAGCTGCAAGAGGTGCTATCAAAGGTCGAAGTTGCTAGCTAA
- a CDS encoding Tic20 family protein, which yields MNWQNNQDYIDRFFGSLPYLLPVSGAMEFGVHIFPQFKFLVYPLLPFILIDKFLLRFSILPGIGGEFIIFMALFFLVIRSDRLSRFIRLNTMQALLLQIGLFIATLALTLLGFGLNTLPGGLLIEQVITNTIFMGMVFCFFYSLYYTVRGEYPEIPGVSDAASMQIDGRRF from the coding sequence ATGAATTGGCAAAATAACCAAGACTATATCGATCGCTTCTTTGGCAGCCTGCCCTATCTATTGCCCGTTTCTGGGGCAATGGAGTTTGGTGTGCATATTTTCCCGCAGTTCAAATTTTTGGTCTATCCATTGCTGCCGTTTATTTTGATTGATAAGTTTTTGCTGCGGTTTTCAATCTTACCTGGCATTGGCGGTGAATTTATTATTTTCATGGCGTTGTTTTTTCTAGTGATCAGAAGCGATCGCCTCAGTCGTTTTATTCGCCTGAACACGATGCAGGCACTTTTGCTGCAAATTGGTTTATTTATTGCCACGCTAGCGCTCACTCTTTTGGGATTTGGCCTCAATACGCTGCCTGGCGGTCTACTCATCGAGCAAGTGATCACCAATACAATTTTTATGGGGATGGTGTTTTGCTTTTTCTATAGCCTTTACTACACAGTGCGAGGCGAATATCCTGAGATTCCTGGCGTGTCTGATGCTGCCTCAATGCAGATCGATGGTCGGCGATTTTAG
- a CDS encoding helix-turn-helix transcriptional regulator yields the protein MTRIQQPFTPDWFTSPGDTIADILEELKWTNKDLAAQLEYPVEFVDQLIAGEAPYGQDVAHKLSQVLGSTPEFWMRREARYRVKLSALEQKQESVVDKPKVSS from the coding sequence ATGACTAGAATACAGCAACCGTTTACACCGGATTGGTTCACCTCACCTGGCGATACGATCGCTGATATCTTGGAAGAATTAAAATGGACAAATAAGGATTTAGCCGCTCAGCTAGAATATCCTGTTGAGTTTGTGGATCAATTGATTGCTGGGGAAGCACCCTATGGGCAGGATGTGGCCCACAAGTTGTCACAGGTTTTAGGCAGCACCCCAGAATTTTGGATGCGGCGGGAAGCAAGATATCGAGTAAAACTCTCAGCACTTGAGCAAAAACAAGAATCAGTGGTAGATAAACCGAAAGTATCTAGCTAA
- a CDS encoding type II toxin-antitoxin system RelE/ParE family toxin: protein MRVTFKTKKLQKLCEQEHSAIRALGRDCAMKLKRRLDDILDADSVQELRAGHPHPLKGDRTGQFALDLHGGKRLLFESDQNPTPVRTDGSIDWSQITQVRIVFIGDYHD from the coding sequence ATGAGGGTGACTTTTAAAACCAAGAAGCTGCAAAAGCTATGTGAGCAAGAGCATTCTGCCATAAGGGCGCTAGGCAGGGATTGTGCTATGAAGTTGAAGCGACGACTTGATGATATTCTTGACGCTGATTCAGTTCAAGAGCTTAGGGCTGGTCACCCACATCCTCTTAAAGGCGATCGTACAGGACAATTTGCCCTAGACCTTCATGGCGGAAAACGCCTTTTGTTTGAATCAGACCAAAATCCCACACCAGTCAGAACAGATGGAAGTATTGACTGGTCGCAAATAACTCAAGTTCGTATTGTTTTTATTGGTGATTACCATGACTAG
- a CDS encoding MBL fold metallo-hydrolase, protein MHLTWLDNNGWLIELGGQRILLDPWLVEPLVFGGMDWLFKQERRSPMPIPENIDLLLLSQGLEDHAHPPTLKQLDRQIPVVASPNAAKVVTELGFGNVTVLNHGESFNLTESVTIKAIEGDPIGPFVLENAYILREGTASDNQDGEDRISSIYYDPHGYHYESLKAEKPIDVVITPLMGISIPLLGPVVKGADSAIDAVDLLRPKLIIPTASGSDAKMTGVLTRVLKADGGAEKLKNLAAARNLTVQVIEPKPGDRFSPALAVPV, encoded by the coding sequence ATGCATTTGACTTGGCTAGATAACAACGGTTGGTTAATTGAACTGGGAGGGCAAAGAATCTTGCTCGATCCCTGGTTAGTTGAGCCACTGGTATTTGGGGGGATGGATTGGCTATTCAAGCAAGAGCGACGATCGCCTATGCCAATTCCTGAAAATATTGATTTGCTGCTGTTATCCCAAGGTTTGGAAGACCATGCCCACCCGCCCACATTGAAGCAGCTCGATCGTCAAATTCCCGTTGTTGCCTCGCCCAATGCGGCTAAGGTAGTTACTGAGCTAGGTTTTGGCAATGTGACTGTGTTGAATCATGGCGAGAGCTTTAATCTGACTGAATCAGTCACAATTAAGGCGATCGAAGGTGATCCGATTGGTCCATTTGTGCTAGAAAATGCCTATATCTTGCGGGAGGGAACGGCAAGCGATAATCAAGATGGAGAAGATCGCATTAGCAGTATCTACTACGATCCCCACGGCTATCACTATGAATCGCTCAAGGCAGAAAAACCGATCGATGTTGTGATTACGCCCTTAATGGGGATCTCAATTCCCTTGCTTGGCCCGGTGGTCAAGGGTGCAGACAGCGCGATCGACGCGGTAGACCTATTGCGTCCCAAATTAATCATCCCCACCGCATCGGGGAGTGATGCCAAAATGACAGGTGTTTTGACCAGGGTTTTAAAAGCTGATGGTGGCGCAGAAAAACTCAAAAATTTAGCCGCTGCCCGCAATCTGACGGTTCAGGTGATCGAACCAAAACCTGGCGATCGCTTTTCCCCGGCTCTTGCCGTGCCAGTCTAG
- a CDS encoding CGLD27 family protein, which translates to MTCPVPEEQQPLNEYLAIKDAFLYCWATRSGWPLYRILLGVWLGCWVVAGPVAASSFSPSRHLVEFVCLGSIGATIGLSLPLLRIWLAWIYVKNRLQSDKVLYEETGWYDGQEWQKPETDLAKDRLLVTYEVQPILAKIRNIHLGMAIAVISFILVLRVVS; encoded by the coding sequence ATGACCTGTCCCGTTCCGGAAGAACAACAGCCGCTGAATGAATATTTGGCGATCAAAGATGCCTTTCTCTATTGCTGGGCAACCAGATCCGGGTGGCCGCTTTACCGAATTCTATTAGGGGTTTGGCTTGGTTGCTGGGTGGTGGCGGGGCCAGTGGCAGCATCTAGTTTTTCGCCCTCACGCCATCTAGTTGAATTTGTCTGTTTGGGGAGTATTGGCGCTACGATCGGCCTAAGTCTGCCCTTGCTGCGGATCTGGCTAGCCTGGATCTATGTCAAAAACCGCTTACAGAGCGACAAGGTTTTATATGAAGAGACCGGTTGGTATGACGGGCAGGAATGGCAAAAGCCAGAGACCGATCTCGCTAAAGATCGCCTGCTGGTAACCTACGAGGTGCAGCCAATTTTGGCCAAGATCCGGAATATTCATCTGGGGATGGCGATCGCGGTGATTAGTTTTATCTTGGTCTTACGTGTTGTTAGTTAA
- the purB gene encoding adenylosuccinate lyase, with product MIERYTLPEIGRLWNDHYKYQTWLEVEIAVCEAQAELGYIPAEAVAEIRAKAKFDPKRIDAIEAEVRHDIIAFLTNVNEHVGDAGRYIHLGLTSSDVLDTALALQMIASLNLILEQLEICTQAIRYQAQQHRYTIMAGRTHGIHAEPITFGFKLAGWLSEMLRHRDRLNTLAKRIAVGKISGAVGTYANVDPRIEAIACQRLGLKPDCASTQVISRDRHGDFVQTLALLGGSIERFAVEIRNLQRTDVLEVEEFFAKGQKGSSAMPHKRNPIRSERLTGMARVLRGNATTALENIALWHERDISHSAAERVILPDSCILTYFMLSEFSSLVKNLLVHEHNMARNLNCYGGVVFSQKVLLALVKQGLSREDSYAIVQKHAHVAWNNPEGNFRELISADPKVTELLPPEILAECFDPKAHMQHLDQIYQRLGI from the coding sequence TTGATAGAGCGATATACATTACCCGAAATTGGTCGGCTGTGGAACGACCACTATAAATATCAAACCTGGCTAGAAGTAGAAATCGCTGTGTGTGAGGCACAGGCTGAGCTAGGTTATATTCCTGCTGAGGCCGTAGCAGAGATTAGGGCGAAGGCAAAATTTGATCCCAAGCGGATCGATGCGATCGAAGCAGAAGTCCGCCACGATATCATTGCCTTTTTGACTAATGTAAATGAACATGTTGGTGATGCGGGGCGCTATATTCATCTGGGCTTAACCAGTTCGGATGTGTTGGATACGGCGCTGGCCTTGCAAATGATCGCCAGCCTGAACCTGATCCTTGAACAATTAGAAATTTGCACCCAGGCGATCCGCTACCAGGCACAACAGCATCGCTATACGATCATGGCGGGGCGAACTCATGGCATCCATGCCGAACCAATTACCTTTGGGTTCAAGCTCGCCGGATGGCTATCGGAAATGCTGCGTCACCGCGATCGGCTGAATACCCTGGCCAAACGGATTGCGGTTGGGAAAATCTCCGGTGCGGTGGGCACCTATGCCAATGTGGACCCCAGGATCGAAGCGATCGCCTGTCAACGCCTTGGCCTCAAGCCCGATTGTGCCTCGACCCAGGTGATCTCGCGCGATCGTCATGGGGATTTTGTGCAAACGCTGGCTCTCTTGGGTGGTTCGATCGAGCGATTTGCAGTAGAAATTCGCAACCTGCAACGCACTGACGTACTGGAAGTAGAAGAATTTTTTGCCAAGGGACAAAAGGGCTCCTCGGCGATGCCCCACAAGCGGAACCCGATCCGATCGGAGCGATTAACTGGAATGGCGCGAGTGTTGCGAGGGAATGCCACCACCGCCTTAGAAAATATTGCCCTTTGGCATGAGCGCGACATTTCCCACAGCGCCGCCGAGCGGGTAATTTTGCCCGATTCCTGTATTCTCACTTACTTCATGCTGTCGGAATTTTCTAGCCTGGTTAAAAACCTGTTGGTGCATGAACACAACATGGCGCGCAACCTCAATTGCTATGGTGGCGTGGTGTTCAGCCAGAAAGTCTTACTTGCCCTGGTCAAACAAGGGCTGTCACGGGAAGACAGCTATGCGATCGTGCAAAAACATGCCCATGTGGCCTGGAATAATCCAGAGGGCAACTTCCGAGAGTTAATCAGTGCTGATCCCAAGGTAACTGAGTTATTGCCACCAGAGATCCTGGCTGAATGCTTTGATCCCAAAGCCCACATGCAACATCTTGACCAAATCTATCAACGCTTGGGCATATGA
- a CDS encoding serine/threonine-protein kinase, with translation MAYCLNPDCKQPQNPDSLKFCENCGMPLVLRGMYQAIAPIGQGGMGRTFRAINLDKFNQPCVIKQFLPQIQSSNISSQMLRKATELFNREAKQLYELGRHPQIPELFASFAEQDQLYLVQELIEGQTLAAELQANGAFSPMAIAQLLNDLLTVLQFIHDRGVIHRDIKPENIIRRDRDHLPVLVDFGAAKVAAAATTTATVIGSLDYTAPEQLRGKPIFASDLYSLGVTCIQLLTNVTTGELFCDRRDAWIWRQFLPQPLSEQQEATLGKVLDQLICRAVADRYKTAIAALVDLQANSNPKNGSANSPRPANNQISNVAAKQPSASARGKITPATPTAFKRQKRQNAQNKQSNQKPNTNNTNSAIAKYPSSRAPIKSVRPMRSLAQPQNSSQAQNLPTPNNLSNYVVNQPGQSLNHQLVPAYGQLQQLLEAGAWQEADSLTNAIILQLLDRAQLNQISKGDIHNFPCVDLLHLDRLWTGYSSDRFGFTVQLEIWQSLGGLIAYNAENYWQFADTYLKFAPKVGWQIQRPWFIPSLAEPQWRKYEDFIFSRQAPYGHLPSFGYGDGYRLLDSLFARLSFCN, from the coding sequence ATGGCATATTGCCTTAATCCCGATTGCAAGCAACCCCAAAATCCCGACTCACTAAAGTTTTGCGAAAATTGTGGTATGCCATTGGTACTGCGGGGTATGTATCAGGCGATCGCCCCGATCGGTCAAGGTGGCATGGGACGAACCTTCAGGGCGATCAATCTGGATAAGTTTAATCAGCCCTGCGTAATCAAGCAGTTTTTGCCGCAAATCCAGAGCAGCAATATTTCCAGCCAAATGTTGCGCAAGGCCACCGAACTATTCAATCGTGAGGCCAAGCAATTATATGAATTGGGTCGGCATCCCCAGATCCCCGAACTATTTGCCAGTTTTGCTGAGCAGGATCAACTCTATCTGGTGCAAGAGCTAATTGAAGGACAAACCCTGGCGGCGGAGTTGCAAGCAAACGGAGCATTTAGCCCGATGGCGATCGCTCAATTGCTTAATGACTTACTAACCGTGTTGCAATTTATTCATGACCGGGGTGTGATTCATCGGGACATCAAACCAGAAAATATCATTCGGCGCGATCGGGATCACCTGCCGGTATTAGTGGACTTCGGTGCTGCGAAGGTTGCCGCTGCTGCCACCACCACCGCCACAGTGATCGGTAGTTTGGACTATACCGCACCGGAACAATTGCGCGGTAAACCGATATTTGCCAGCGATCTTTATAGCTTAGGTGTAACCTGCATTCAATTGCTGACCAATGTCACGACCGGCGAGCTATTTTGCGATCGGCGTGATGCTTGGATCTGGCGGCAGTTTTTACCACAGCCATTGTCTGAGCAGCAAGAAGCTACCCTGGGCAAAGTATTAGATCAATTGATCTGTCGGGCAGTGGCCGATCGATATAAAACCGCGATCGCGGCTCTGGTTGATCTGCAAGCTAACTCTAATCCTAAAAATGGCTCAGCTAATTCTCCCCGCCCAGCTAATAATCAAATTAGTAATGTTGCCGCAAAGCAACCTTCCGCCAGTGCCCGTGGCAAAATCACCCCAGCCACCCCCACTGCATTCAAGCGCCAGAAAAGGCAAAATGCTCAAAATAAGCAAAGTAATCAAAAGCCTAATACCAACAATACCAACTCAGCGATCGCCAAATATCCTTCCAGTAGAGCGCCAATTAAGTCAGTCAGGCCAATGCGATCGTTAGCTCAACCACAAAACTCATCCCAGGCACAAAATCTACCAACCCCAAATAATCTAAGTAATTATGTCGTCAATCAACCAGGCCAATCACTTAATCATCAGCTTGTACCCGCCTATGGTCAACTTCAACAATTGCTAGAAGCCGGAGCATGGCAGGAAGCGGACAGCCTCACCAATGCGATCATCCTGCAACTGCTCGATCGCGCTCAGCTCAATCAAATTAGTAAAGGCGATATTCATAATTTCCCCTGTGTTGATTTATTGCATCTCGATCGGCTCTGGACTGGCTATAGTAGCGATCGGTTTGGGTTTACTGTCCAACTGGAGATCTGGCAGTCATTGGGTGGACTGATTGCCTACAATGCTGAAAACTATTGGCAATTTGCCGATACCTATCTTAAGTTTGCCCCCAAAGTAGGCTGGCAGATCCAGCGCCCCTGGTTTATTCCTTCCCTGGCCGAACCGCAATGGCGCAAGTATGAGGATTTTATTTTCTCCCGCCAAGCCCCATACGGTCACTTGCCCAGCTTTGGTTATGGTGATGGATATCGCTTGCTGGATTCACTTTTTGCAAGACTGAGCTTTTGTAACTAG
- a CDS encoding DUF1257 domain-containing protein — MSHFTTIQVQINNGEILEQVLQELDYQVERDTMVRGYAGNKVKADYVVRQANGYDLGFRKRGENYELIADFWGARIDEKAFVNEVSRRYAHKSLMASVQNQGFTVEQEETLKDGSVRVVVGRWV, encoded by the coding sequence ATGTCCCATTTCACCACGATTCAGGTTCAAATTAACAATGGCGAGATCCTGGAGCAGGTATTACAGGAACTTGATTACCAGGTAGAGCGCGACACGATGGTGCGTGGCTATGCTGGCAACAAGGTCAAGGCTGATTACGTGGTACGGCAGGCAAATGGTTATGATCTTGGTTTCCGCAAGCGGGGCGAAAACTACGAACTGATTGCAGATTTTTGGGGAGCGCGGATCGATGAAAAAGCCTTTGTGAATGAGGTTTCCCGCCGCTATGCCCATAAGTCTTTGATGGCTTCGGTGCAAAATCAAGGTTTTACGGTCGAACAAGAAGAAACCCTCAAAGATGGCTCGGTCAGGGTTGTGGTGGGTCGTTGGGTCTAG
- a CDS encoding RsmD family RNA methyltransferase has product MSLRVGDRKLKTLAGEATRPTASRVREAVFNIWQNKVPGCWWLDLCAGSGAMGAEAILRGAEFVVGIERSAAACNLIKQNWRQVAASITNNQQEPKKSSEIWQLHRGDLLKVLPKLIKQVAVNRPEAVIDRSQGDRANAKDLILHQKNSNQQGFDLVYFDPPYQSDLYLPVLQLLPDLLNQNAIVAAEHARKQQLPDRVGDLQVSDRRNYGSTSLTFYTLRS; this is encoded by the coding sequence ATGTCCCTGAGAGTTGGCGATCGCAAACTAAAAACCCTGGCTGGTGAAGCCACTCGCCCTACGGCCAGCCGGGTGCGGGAGGCGGTATTTAATATTTGGCAAAATAAAGTACCTGGTTGTTGGTGGTTGGATCTGTGTGCTGGATCGGGGGCAATGGGGGCGGAGGCGATCCTACGCGGTGCTGAGTTTGTAGTTGGGATCGAGCGATCGGCGGCGGCTTGCAATTTAATTAAACAAAACTGGCGGCAAGTCGCGGCAAGTATTACGAATAATCAGCAAGAACCTAAAAAGAGTTCAGAGATCTGGCAGCTCCATCGCGGTGATCTGTTGAAGGTGTTGCCCAAATTAATTAAGCAAGTTGCGGTTAATCGCCCAGAAGCAGTGATCGATCGGAGCCAAGGCGATCGCGCTAATGCTAAAGATTTAATCCTTCACCAAAAAAATTCAAACCAGCAAGGTTTCGATCTGGTTTATTTTGATCCACCCTATCAGAGCGATTTATATTTACCAGTGCTACAGCTTTTGCCAGATTTATTAAATCAAAATGCGATCGTCGCCGCTGAACATGCTCGCAAGCAGCAATTACCCGATCGGGTGGGGGATTTGCAAGTTAGCGATCGGCGCAACTATGGCAGCACCAGCCTGACTTTTTATACTTTAAGATCTTGA